In Chiroxiphia lanceolata isolate bChiLan1 chromosome 2, bChiLan1.pri, whole genome shotgun sequence, a single genomic region encodes these proteins:
- the C1S gene encoding complement C1s subcomponent gives MWYLIFFSLPAWADVASMYGEILSPNYPQVYPNDVKESWEIQVPSGYGIHLYFTHLDLEPSQNCEYDFVKILSGDHVEGVLCGQKKPRASGSSIVEEFHVPYNTLTLSFQSDFSNEERFTGFAAYYVAVDLDECTDFVEEPCSHYCNNYIGGYFCTCPPDYFLYEDNRTCGVNCSGNVFTELSGEIASPNYPNPYPENSRCEYRVALSPGYFVVLTIRSGDFDVEPADSNGTCLDSLTLVSGKQHFGPYCGSKFPGPPEIKIRNNILDIIFQTDHAVQHKGWKIRYYGDPVTCPLSVIPNSVLDPKKDRYILKDSVKVTCVEGYEIVRQRDSITSFHSSCQDNGEWSNSHLSCVPVNCGDPPPVDNAQALYVSELHEPLYKAAVRYQCDAPYYTLENKGDVVYQCSASGEWVNEEMGTKLPKCAPVCGIPSNPIRDKARIFGGTRAEKGNFPWQVYFHDPRASGVLISERWVMTAAHVLEGYEEPTMYAGVVDVSKESLDYNAERLIPKASFIHPGWKEEPEETRTDFDNDIALVKLRDPVKMGPNISPLCLPGKSPEYELQEGTLGYIAGWGQRERGKLPRDLWKAQIPVVNMDNCRSVKPEGYDDSVVYLFTDNMICAGGGKDSCQGDSGGAYAIQDPLNDTRYYVAGLISWGPKCGTFGLYTKVVRYLDWIRETMSKHEDEEAWQK, from the exons ATGTG gtaccttattttcttctctctccctgcctgggcTGATGTGGCCTCCATGTATGGAGAGATCTTGTCACCCAATTATCCTCAGGTGTATCCCAATGATGTGAAGGAATCTTGGGAAATCCAGGTCCCTTCGGGATACGGCATTCACCTTTATTTCACGCATCTGGATCTTGAACCATCACAGAACTGCGAATATGACTTTGTGAAG ATCCTGTCTGGTGACCATGTTGAAGGCGTGCTTTGTGGTCAGAAGAAACCTCGTGCCTCTGGCTCCTCGATTGTGGAGGAATTTCATGTCCCTTACAACACCCTCACTTTGAGCTTCCAATCAGACTTTTCCAATGAGGAGCGCTTCACTGGTTTTGCAGCCTACTATGTTGCAGTAG ACTTGGATGAGTGCACGGATTTTGTGGAGGAGCCTTGCAGTCATTACTGTAATAATTACATTGGAGGTTACTTCTGTACCTGTCCACCAGATTATTTCCTCTATGAGGATAACAGAACTTGTGGAG TGAACTGCAGTGGAAATGTCTTCACTGAGCTCTCAGGGGAGATTGCCAGCCCCAACTATCCCAACCCGTACCCGGAGAACTCACGGTGTGAGTACCGAGTGGCTCTGAGTCCAGGCTACTTCGTGGTGCTGACCATACGCAGCGGGGACTTCGACGTGGAACCAGCCGACTCAAATGGGACTTGCCTCGACAGCTTAACA CTTGTCTctggaaaacaacattttgGTCCCTATTGCGGCAGCAAATTCCCAGGTCCTCCTGAAATCAAAATTAGGAACAACATTCTTGACATAATCTTCCAGACAGACCATGCTGTACAGCACAAAGGCTGGAAAATACGCTACTATGGGGATC CTGTAACCTGTCCTCTGAGTGTCATCCCCAACTCTGTTCTTGACCCAAAGAAGGACAGGTATATCTTAAAGGACAGTGTGAAGGTGACCTGTGTGGAAGGCTATGAAATTGTGAGG CAACGAGATAGCATCACAAGTTTTCACTCCAGCTGTCAGGACAATGGTGAATGGAGCAACTCCCATTTGAGCTGTGTTC CTGTGAACTGTGGCGACCCCCCTCCTGTTGACAATGCCCAAGCCTTATATGTCTCTGAACTCCATGAGCCTCTCTATAAAGCTGCTGTCCGGTATCAGTGTGATGCACCTTACTATACTCTAGAAAACAAAGGGGATG TGGTGTATCAGTGCTCAGCCAGTGGAGAATGGGTCAATGAAGAGATGGGAACAAAGCTACCAAAATGTGCCCCAG tctgTGGGATACCTAGTAATCCCATCCGAGACAAAGCAAGGATTTTTGGAGGCACCCGTGCAGAAAAGGGCAACTTTCCCTGGCAGGTGTATTTCCATGACCCAAGAGCAAGTGGTGTACTCATCTCTGAAAGATGGGTAATGACTGCAGCTCATGTTTTGGAGGGATATGAAGAGCCCACCATGTATGCTGGGGTAGTCGATGTTAGTAAAGAATCTCTGGACTATAATGCCGAACGTCTGATCCCAAAAGCTTCATTCATCCATCCTGGTTGGAAGGAGGAGCCCGAAGAAACCAGGACCGATTTTGATAATGATATTGCACTAGTGAAGCTGAGGGATCCTGTGAAGATGGGTCCAAACATCTCACCCCTCTGTCTTCCCGGTAAATCACCTGAATATGAGCTGCAAGAAGGAACTCTGGGCTACATTGCTGGATGGggccagagagagagaggaaaactaCCTAGGGATCTTTGGAAGGCCCAGATTCCCGTGGTTAACATGGACAATTGCCGATCTGTGAAACCAGAGGGCTACGATGATTCTGTTGTTTACCTGTTCACCGACAATATGATCTGTGCTGGTGGGGGCAAGGACAGCTGTCAAGGGGACAGTGGCGGAGCCTATGCTATCCAAGATCCTCTTAATGACACACGGTACTACGTTGCGGGGCTGATCTCCTGGGGACCAAAATGCGGTACCTTTGGTCTTTACACCAAGGTAGTGCGTTATCTGGACTGGATTAGAGAGACCATGAGCAAGCACGAGGATGAAGAAGCTTGGCAGAAATAG